A genomic segment from candidate division KSB1 bacterium encodes:
- a CDS encoding T9SS type A sorting domain-containing protein: protein MQMRRQLRWCGLLLLLAIWPASAQVLPRLSGHVMVAADSTPVPNFPLLLLREGPGPGPGRYAAITDSAGYYSTLLAPGTYMLSTVDTAFFKPVTIPHIKVDLGQHVIVDVQLVRQDLNAVISGNVSLAGRGVAGVELFLYKINSTTPPYQGQDWDPKAAVYRDTTDDQGNFSVKVVPGSYFIFLRGTDDYLPFWSSPIFVGAGDTANVRIELTPRPLFKTIAGRVSNSGDYKWVVVTAHSLTTGIISADRPAADGSYQLKAPPGKYIVRCDAYLDGTLYTVYYDGVTSPQQATPVDITINDATGIDFRLPPVGALAAFTISGQVVEEGSGAPLAGAFVTFIGYNVHYGDSLASRHVVRTDGNGNYSFTGYTFFDQVPLIGSAYQDGYFLEFYDNQPSFLTATPIVVKAGENLTGINFSLTRIIAQPGYSISGKVQGEDGRPFSCGVVIAYSTAGVKFASTDDTGFYKIEGFPAGTHVILQAWGAPAYLPEFYDNKFSFREADVLVMNGDKSGIDFVLAKRNRQTVLGWLRGMVWLPGRPKAAGQGMGATVYVRKNGSADWFAAAYADADGAFELPIETYGQYEIRVTSMGYNDATRVVEVDESTGLFRSGLEISLVPTGVTEDGNAGVIRSHRLQQAYPNPFKPVTTITVEMARRESATVTIYNVMGQKVATLHHGLLPQGSTRFQWQGRDDAGRAVAPGLYFFRLTTADGMQTRAVVLLQ from the coding sequence ATGCAAATGCGAAGACAATTGCGATGGTGTGGGCTGCTGCTGCTGCTGGCAATCTGGCCGGCCTCGGCGCAGGTGCTGCCGCGCCTCTCGGGGCATGTCATGGTGGCAGCGGACAGCACGCCCGTGCCGAATTTCCCCCTGCTCCTTTTGCGTGAGGGCCCAGGACCCGGCCCCGGCAGGTATGCCGCCATAACCGACAGCGCAGGTTACTATTCCACTTTGCTGGCACCGGGAACCTACATGCTCTCCACCGTCGATACCGCTTTTTTCAAACCAGTGACGATTCCCCACATCAAAGTCGATCTCGGCCAGCATGTCATTGTCGACGTGCAACTGGTGCGGCAGGATTTGAATGCCGTCATCAGCGGTAACGTATCTCTGGCGGGCCGGGGCGTCGCCGGCGTTGAACTCTTTCTCTACAAGATCAACAGCACCACCCCGCCATACCAGGGCCAAGACTGGGATCCCAAGGCCGCCGTCTACCGTGACACCACCGATGACCAGGGCAATTTCAGTGTCAAAGTGGTGCCGGGGAGTTACTTCATCTTCCTGCGCGGCACGGATGATTATCTGCCCTTCTGGAGCTCGCCGATTTTTGTCGGCGCAGGCGACACTGCCAATGTGAGAATCGAACTCACTCCCCGTCCCCTGTTCAAGACAATTGCCGGCCGGGTGAGCAACAGCGGGGACTACAAGTGGGTCGTGGTTACTGCGCACTCGCTGACCACCGGGATCATCTCGGCGGATCGCCCCGCCGCCGATGGCAGCTACCAACTCAAAGCCCCGCCCGGCAAGTATATCGTGCGTTGTGATGCTTATCTGGATGGAACGCTTTACACCGTTTATTATGACGGCGTGACCTCACCGCAGCAGGCGACTCCGGTGGACATCACCATCAATGACGCCACCGGTATCGACTTTCGCCTGCCGCCTGTCGGCGCGCTGGCCGCCTTCACCATCTCCGGACAGGTGGTGGAAGAAGGCTCAGGCGCTCCGCTGGCCGGTGCCTTTGTCACGTTCATCGGCTACAACGTTCATTATGGCGACAGTCTGGCGAGCCGGCATGTCGTGCGCACCGATGGCAACGGCAACTATTCCTTCACCGGCTACACCTTTTTCGATCAGGTTCCCCTGATCGGCTCGGCTTATCAGGACGGCTATTTCCTGGAATTCTACGACAACCAGCCCAGCTTCCTGACCGCCACCCCGATCGTCGTCAAAGCCGGCGAAAACCTCACCGGCATCAATTTTTCACTCACCAGGATCATTGCCCAACCCGGTTACAGCATTTCCGGAAAAGTGCAGGGAGAGGACGGCCGGCCGTTTTCCTGTGGCGTAGTGATCGCTTATTCCACCGCCGGCGTGAAATTCGCCAGCACGGATGACACCGGCTTCTACAAGATCGAGGGTTTCCCCGCGGGCACCCACGTGATTCTGCAGGCGTGGGGCGCACCCGCCTACCTGCCGGAGTTCTATGACAATAAATTCTCGTTCCGGGAAGCCGATGTGCTGGTGATGAACGGGGATAAAAGCGGCATCGATTTCGTGCTGGCCAAACGCAACCGGCAGACCGTGCTGGGCTGGTTGCGTGGTATGGTGTGGCTCCCCGGCCGCCCGAAGGCGGCGGGGCAGGGAATGGGGGCAACTGTTTATGTGAGGAAAAACGGGTCGGCTGACTGGTTTGCCGCCGCTTATGCCGATGCCGATGGCGCATTCGAGCTGCCCATCGAAACCTACGGCCAGTATGAGATCCGGGTCACGTCCATGGGCTACAACGATGCCACGCGCGTCGTTGAAGTCGACGAGTCCACCGGCTTGTTCCGCAGCGGGCTGGAGATCAGCCTGGTGCCGACGGGTGTGACCGAGGACGGCAACGCCGGGGTGATCCGCAGCCATCGTTTGCAGCAGGCCTATCCGAATCCCTTCAAACCTGTCACCACCATCACCGTTGAGATGGCACGCCGCGAAAGCGCCACAGTGACGATCTACAACGTGATGGGACAAAAGGTGGCGACGCTGCATCACGGCTTGCTGCCGCAGGGGAGCACCCGGTTTCAGTGGCAGGGCCGCGATGATGCCGGCCGTGCCGTCGCACCCGGTTTGTATTTCTTCCGGCTGACCACTGCTGATGGCATGCAAACCAGGGCAGTCGTGTTGCTCCAGTAG
- a CDS encoding SBBP repeat-containing protein: MNARQLLFGLMIAGAGAQAQPAVQEAWVRHFLPVAPQKAVFAEALAVDQAGHVIVGGIALKANLTTDYLTLGYDGGGSRLWVQGFNSTYDKDDDLEALAVDAAGNIHVTGESEGKGEFTDFLTLKLNHAGEQQWLARYDGPAQREDDGNAIAVDASGNVYVTGASMNSGNFPTTDYATVKYNARGEQQWVARYNGPGNDFDEANAIAVDAQGNVYVTGMSRATAGPRGTTDFATVKYSPAGEQQWVARYNGPGNGDDIAVALALDAAGNVYVTGASVGASTAFDFATVKYNPGGQQLWVKRYNGVDNGEDQPSALVLAADGGVCVTGTANGSRFNTKRDYATVKYAADGTEQWVQIYDGPGKDWDEARALAVDAAGNFYVTGQSAGDETTGADYATVKYSSTGQELWVARYSSSGKQADGAADVAVDAAGNVYVTGTTQAGGDASAITTIKYLQAAVTAPPRLSRPANGASDQPVTLTLQWYPLAGAKGYRLQLARDPLFATFLLDEVVADTFKNVGPLENGRTHYWRVAAKHGDDTETAFSEVWQFTTIPTAPAAPALLAPPNGAKDLTMPVTLSWEKVEGAATYHLQVATDSAFTTLAVEQEKFTATTVKLTTLTAGTTYYWRVAASNAGGTSPWSASWSFTTTAVSPGTFSISGKTLYCSSGAPVAGVALALSGGATLSDTSDANGDYAFANLGGGLDYRVTPAKSGDFDAAAISCYDAALIARFALGLKPAGSCDSLAADVDENGAIRLFDAALTCRYALGLPPFGTAVSHVGEWRFRPVERKYSALAADQSNQDFAATLLGEVDGNWKPAPDNPNLMTRVAVYPYLPDLMVRTGERVHLPLMVTERTEVLAVDVEFSYDPAVLQFVEVKRAGLSGKFDLLVNSEAGRLRVGAYAAQAESRTGELLTLCFQVVGREGEQSPLRLSRYQVNAGTLQRAEASLLVGAAGATTPRQFALGQNYPNPFNPETLIRFDLPGNAGTMLKVRLAVYNLAGQLVAVLVDQEKPAGSHQVKWDGRDQAGVAVPSGAYFYKLVAGDFEATRKMAVIR, encoded by the coding sequence ATGAATGCAAGACAGTTGCTGTTTGGTCTCATGATCGCAGGTGCCGGCGCCCAGGCACAACCGGCGGTTCAGGAAGCATGGGTGAGGCATTTCCTGCCTGTGGCACCACAGAAAGCCGTTTTTGCGGAAGCCCTTGCCGTGGATCAGGCCGGCCACGTCATCGTCGGCGGCATCGCACTCAAAGCAAATCTGACCACCGACTATCTCACTCTGGGATATGACGGTGGCGGCAGCCGGCTTTGGGTGCAGGGCTTCAACAGCACTTATGACAAGGATGATGATCTGGAAGCGCTGGCCGTTGATGCCGCCGGCAACATCCATGTCACCGGCGAAAGCGAGGGCAAAGGCGAGTTCACCGATTTTCTCACCCTCAAACTCAACCATGCCGGCGAGCAGCAGTGGCTGGCGCGTTATGACGGGCCGGCGCAGCGGGAAGATGATGGCAACGCCATTGCCGTGGATGCCAGCGGCAATGTTTATGTCACCGGCGCCAGCATGAACAGCGGCAACTTTCCCACGACGGATTATGCCACGGTCAAATACAACGCCCGCGGCGAACAACAGTGGGTGGCGCGTTACAACGGGCCGGGCAATGATTTCGACGAGGCCAATGCCATTGCCGTGGATGCCCAGGGCAACGTTTATGTGACCGGCATGAGCCGCGCCACTGCAGGGCCGCGCGGCACAACGGATTTTGCCACCGTCAAGTACAGCCCGGCGGGCGAACAACAGTGGGTGGCGCGCTACAACGGGCCGGGTAATGGCGACGACATCGCTGTCGCCCTGGCGCTCGATGCCGCCGGTAATGTTTATGTCACCGGTGCCAGTGTCGGGGCCTCAACCGCCTTCGATTTTGCGACGGTGAAATACAATCCCGGAGGACAGCAGCTTTGGGTCAAGCGCTACAATGGCGTGGACAATGGCGAAGACCAACCCAGCGCCCTGGTGCTTGCTGCGGATGGCGGGGTTTGCGTGACCGGCACGGCCAATGGCTCGCGCTTCAACACCAAACGGGATTACGCCACCGTCAAATACGCCGCCGATGGCACCGAGCAATGGGTGCAAATCTATGATGGCCCCGGCAAGGACTGGGATGAAGCCCGCGCCCTGGCTGTGGATGCGGCCGGTAACTTCTACGTGACCGGGCAGAGCGCCGGCGATGAGACCACCGGTGCCGACTATGCCACCGTGAAATACAGCAGCACCGGTCAGGAGCTGTGGGTGGCGCGCTATTCCAGCTCCGGTAAACAAGCTGATGGCGCGGCAGATGTTGCCGTTGATGCCGCCGGCAATGTCTATGTCACCGGAACCACCCAGGCCGGCGGCGACGCCAGCGCGATTACCACGATCAAATACCTCCAGGCGGCCGTGACTGCGCCGCCGCGTCTGTCCCGGCCGGCAAATGGCGCCAGCGATCAACCGGTGACCCTGACTTTGCAATGGTATCCTCTCGCCGGTGCCAAGGGTTACCGCCTGCAGTTGGCGCGCGATCCGCTCTTTGCCACCTTCCTGCTCGATGAGGTAGTGGCCGATACTTTCAAGAATGTCGGCCCGCTGGAGAATGGCCGCACGCACTACTGGCGGGTGGCCGCCAAACATGGCGACGACACGGAAACAGCCTTCTCTGAAGTCTGGCAATTCACCACCATTCCAACAGCACCTGCAGCACCCGCCTTGCTTGCCCCACCCAATGGTGCGAAAGATCTGACCATGCCGGTTACCCTGTCCTGGGAAAAGGTCGAGGGCGCTGCAACCTATCACTTGCAAGTGGCCACGGATTCGGCATTCACCACGCTGGCGGTCGAACAGGAAAAATTCACCGCCACGACGGTGAAACTGACGACGCTCACGGCCGGCACCACGTACTACTGGCGGGTGGCCGCCAGCAATGCCGGAGGCACCAGTCCCTGGTCGGCAAGCTGGAGTTTCACCACGACTGCGGTTTCGCCCGGCACCTTCAGCATCTCCGGCAAGACCCTCTATTGCTCGAGCGGCGCGCCGGTGGCCGGGGTTGCACTCGCCTTGTCGGGAGGAGCCACGCTCAGCGACACAAGTGATGCCAATGGGGATTATGCCTTTGCGAACCTGGGCGGCGGTCTGGATTATCGCGTCACGCCCGCCAAGTCCGGCGATTTCGATGCCGCTGCGATCAGTTGCTATGATGCCGCGCTCATCGCGCGTTTCGCACTCGGTCTGAAGCCGGCTGGCTCCTGCGACTCGCTGGCCGCCGATGTCGATGAAAACGGCGCGATTCGGCTCTTTGACGCGGCACTGACCTGTCGCTATGCCCTCGGGTTGCCGCCTTTCGGCACCGCCGTCTCCCATGTGGGCGAGTGGCGCTTCCGGCCGGTGGAACGCAAATATTCCGCGCTGGCTGCCGATCAGAGCAACCAGGATTTTGCCGCCACTCTGCTGGGCGAGGTGGATGGCAATTGGAAGCCGGCACCGGACAATCCCAACCTGATGACGCGAGTGGCAGTCTATCCCTACCTCCCCGATTTGATGGTTCGCACCGGCGAAAGGGTGCACCTTCCGCTGATGGTGACGGAGCGCACGGAGGTGCTGGCGGTGGATGTGGAATTTTCTTATGATCCTGCGGTGCTGCAATTTGTGGAAGTGAAGCGGGCGGGCTTGAGCGGGAAGTTCGATCTGTTGGTCAATTCCGAAGCCGGCCGGCTGCGGGTGGGAGCTTACGCGGCGCAAGCGGAAAGCCGCACCGGCGAGCTGCTGACGTTGTGCTTCCAGGTTGTCGGCAGGGAAGGTGAGCAAAGCCCGCTGCGGCTGTCGCGTTACCAGGTGAATGCCGGCACGCTGCAGCGCGCGGAAGCGAGTTTGCTGGTGGGAGCTGCTGGTGCAACCACACCGAGACAATTTGCTCTCGGGCAGAATTATCCCAACCCCTTCAATCCCGAAACGCTGATTCGTTTCGACCTGCCCGGCAATGCCGGCACCATGCTCAAGGTCCGGCTTGCCGTCTACAATCTCGCAGGACAGTTGGTGGCCGTGCTGGTCGATCAGGAGAAACCAGCCGGCTCCCATCAAGTCAAATGGGATGGTCGCGACCAGGCCGGTGTTGCGGTTCCCTCCGGTGCTTATTTCTACAAATTGGTGGCGGGAGATTTCGAAGCAACCCGGAAAATGGCGGTGATTCGTTGA
- a CDS encoding cohesin domain-containing protein — MKSVKLLVCCCLPLLLNVPAAWPQPIEVRLPAKLVASRGDTIIVPVTVGNLTDRLVIAYQATITFDGSVLAAVSASSAGTLSESFGDPLFNNSLPGQIKVGSFGALPLSGAGVLVNLVFTVVGAPGDSTALTFAEFLFNSGDPPAVTYNGSLFIPAVTGLASPTGLPRHFMLSQNSPNPFVSTTQIALELPAAAPAPVALRVFNLQGQLVVTLFAGALPPGRYLVTWDGRDSFDQPVAAGIYLYQLIAGTRVETRRLLLAR, encoded by the coding sequence ATGAAGTCTGTCAAACTTCTCGTCTGCTGCTGTCTGCCATTGTTGCTGAATGTGCCGGCAGCATGGCCGCAACCCATCGAGGTGCGGCTGCCCGCCAAATTGGTGGCCAGCCGTGGCGATACCATCATCGTGCCGGTCACGGTTGGCAATCTCACCGACCGTCTGGTCATTGCCTATCAAGCGACCATTACCTTTGACGGCAGCGTGCTCGCAGCGGTCTCCGCCTCCAGTGCCGGTACTCTTTCCGAGTCGTTCGGCGATCCCCTTTTCAACAACTCGCTGCCCGGCCAGATCAAAGTCGGCAGTTTCGGCGCCCTTCCGTTGAGCGGCGCCGGCGTTCTGGTGAATCTCGTATTCACTGTCGTGGGCGCGCCCGGCGACAGCACCGCGCTCACCTTTGCGGAGTTCCTGTTCAATTCCGGCGATCCGCCCGCCGTCACCTACAACGGCAGCTTGTTCATTCCCGCGGTGACGGGGCTGGCCTCGCCGACAGGCCTGCCACGCCATTTCATGCTCTCACAAAACTCGCCCAATCCCTTCGTTTCCACCACGCAGATCGCGCTGGAGCTGCCCGCTGCCGCGCCCGCGCCGGTGGCGCTGCGCGTCTTCAACCTGCAAGGCCAGCTCGTCGTCACCCTGTTTGCAGGCGCGCTGCCACCGGGCCGGTACCTGGTCACATGGGACGGCCGTGATTCGTTCGATCAACCCGTTGCCGCGGGAATCTACCTCTATCAGCTCATCGCCGGCACGCGCGTGGAGACCCGTCGCCTGCTGCTGGCGCGTTGA